A single window of Mycobacterium sp. ITM-2016-00318 DNA harbors:
- a CDS encoding LysR family transcriptional regulator — MASAGGSPSAERSSVTTTDVTLRQLRYFAVLGEELNYRRAAERLFITQPALSTAIKQLEHHLGVMLFTRTREVALTELGAA, encoded by the coding sequence CTGGCTTCCGCGGGTGGATCCCCGTCCGCGGAAAGGAGTTCGGTCACGACTACCGACGTCACGCTGCGCCAACTCCGGTACTTCGCCGTGCTCGGCGAGGAGCTCAACTACCGGCGCGCCGCCGAGCGGCTGTTCATCACGCAGCCCGCGCTGTCGACGGCGATCAAGCAGCTCGAGCACCACCTGGGTGTCATGCTGTTCACCCGCACCCGGGAGGTCGCCCTGACCGAACTCGGCGCCGCATAA
- a CDS encoding acyl-CoA dehydrogenase, with protein MPIAVNPEHNDLADSVRSFVAKVAPSDVLHEALETPISNPPPYWKAAAEQGLQGVHLSEAVGGQGFGILELAIVLAEFGYGAVPGPFVPSAIASALVAAHDPGAALLNDLASGELIAAYAIDSGLTATRQGDDLVIRGEVRAVPAAAQASVLVLPVAIDSGEEWVVLDAGQLEIEPVKSVDPLRPLAHVRANAVEVGDDRVLSNLSQTLARALMSTLLSAEAVGVSRWATDTASGYAKIREQFGRPIGQFQAIKHKCAEMIADTERATAAVWDAARAIDESREGSDNSAFEFAAAVAATLAPVAAQRCTQDCIQVHGGIGFTWEHDTNVYYRRALVLAACFGRAADYPQQVVDVATTTGMRKLDIDLDPDTLKLREEIRAEVAALKALPRGAERNVAIAEGGWVQPHLPKPWGRASDPVEQIIIAQEFSSGMVKRPQMGIAAWIIPSIVAFGTDEQQQRFLPPTFRGEMVWCQLFSEPGAGSDLASLSTKATKVDGGWRITGQKIWTTAAQWSQWGALLARTDPSAPKHNGITYFLLDMRSEGVEVKPLRELTGNAMFNTVFIDDVFVPDEYVLGEVDRGWEVSRNTLTAERVSIGSSEPPGMASLDGLIEFIRDGQFDQIAQNRAGRLIAEGHAAKILNMRSTLLTLAGGDPMPAAAISKLLSMRTGQGYAEFAVSSFGTDGAIGDPESPQGKWAEHLLYSRATTIYGGTTEVQLNIIAERLLGLPRDP; from the coding sequence ATGCCCATTGCAGTGAATCCTGAGCACAACGACCTGGCCGACTCGGTTCGGTCCTTCGTCGCGAAAGTGGCGCCATCCGACGTCCTGCACGAGGCGCTGGAGACGCCGATCTCCAACCCGCCGCCGTACTGGAAGGCCGCCGCTGAGCAGGGTCTGCAAGGGGTACATCTCTCCGAAGCGGTCGGCGGACAGGGCTTCGGCATCCTCGAACTGGCGATCGTGCTCGCTGAATTCGGCTACGGCGCAGTGCCCGGGCCGTTCGTCCCTTCCGCGATCGCCAGCGCGCTGGTTGCCGCGCACGACCCCGGGGCTGCCCTGCTCAACGATCTGGCCTCCGGGGAGTTGATCGCCGCGTACGCCATCGACTCCGGGCTGACCGCCACCCGCCAGGGCGACGACCTCGTCATCCGCGGCGAAGTGCGCGCCGTCCCCGCCGCCGCGCAGGCCTCGGTGCTTGTCCTGCCGGTGGCGATCGACAGCGGTGAGGAATGGGTGGTTCTCGACGCAGGCCAACTCGAGATCGAGCCCGTCAAAAGCGTCGATCCGCTACGCCCGCTCGCACACGTCCGTGCGAACGCCGTCGAGGTCGGCGACGACCGGGTGCTGAGCAACCTGAGCCAGACGCTGGCCCGCGCACTGATGTCGACGCTGCTGTCGGCCGAAGCGGTCGGGGTCTCGCGGTGGGCGACCGACACCGCATCGGGCTACGCCAAGATTCGCGAGCAGTTCGGCAGGCCGATCGGTCAGTTCCAGGCCATCAAGCACAAGTGCGCCGAGATGATCGCCGACACCGAGCGCGCCACCGCGGCGGTCTGGGATGCCGCGCGGGCGATCGACGAGTCGCGCGAAGGGTCCGACAACAGCGCATTCGAGTTCGCGGCGGCCGTCGCGGCGACTCTCGCGCCGGTCGCGGCGCAGCGGTGCACGCAGGACTGCATCCAGGTGCACGGCGGCATCGGTTTCACGTGGGAGCACGACACTAACGTCTACTACCGCCGCGCGCTCGTGCTGGCGGCATGCTTCGGCCGCGCCGCGGACTACCCACAGCAGGTCGTCGACGTCGCGACCACGACGGGGATGCGCAAGCTCGACATCGACCTCGATCCTGACACGTTGAAGCTGCGCGAAGAGATCCGCGCCGAGGTGGCCGCGCTCAAGGCGCTGCCCCGCGGTGCCGAGCGCAACGTCGCGATCGCAGAAGGCGGTTGGGTCCAACCGCACCTCCCGAAACCGTGGGGACGGGCATCGGATCCCGTCGAGCAGATCATCATCGCCCAGGAGTTCTCCAGCGGCATGGTGAAGCGCCCGCAGATGGGCATCGCGGCGTGGATCATTCCGTCCATCGTCGCGTTCGGCACCGACGAGCAGCAGCAGCGGTTCCTGCCGCCGACGTTCCGCGGCGAAATGGTCTGGTGCCAGCTCTTTTCCGAGCCGGGTGCGGGTTCCGACCTGGCCAGCCTCTCCACGAAGGCCACCAAGGTCGACGGCGGCTGGCGCATCACCGGTCAGAAGATCTGGACCACCGCGGCGCAGTGGTCGCAGTGGGGCGCTCTGCTGGCGAGAACGGACCCGAGCGCTCCGAAACACAATGGCATCACGTACTTCCTGCTCGATATGCGCAGCGAGGGCGTCGAGGTGAAGCCGCTTCGCGAGCTCACCGGCAACGCGATGTTCAACACCGTCTTCATCGACGACGTTTTCGTTCCCGACGAGTATGTGCTCGGCGAGGTGGACCGCGGCTGGGAGGTCAGCCGCAACACGCTGACCGCCGAGCGGGTGTCGATCGGCAGCAGCGAGCCGCCGGGAATGGCGAGCCTGGACGGCCTTATCGAGTTCATCCGCGACGGCCAGTTCGACCAGATCGCGCAGAACCGGGCCGGGCGGCTGATCGCCGAGGGCCACGCCGCCAAGATCCTGAACATGCGCTCGACGCTGCTGACGCTGGCGGGCGGCGATCCGATGCCCGCCGCGGCGATCTCGAAACTGCTGTCGATGCGTACCGGCCAGGGTTACGCGGAGTTCGCGGTGTCGTCGTTCGGCACCGACGGCGCGATCGGCGATCCCGAATCGCCACAGGGCAAGTGGGCGGAGCATCTGCTCTACAGCAGGGCCACCACCATTTACGGTGGCACCACGGAGGTGCAGCTCAACATCATCGCCGAGCGGCTATTGGGTCTTCCCCGCGATCCGTAG
- a CDS encoding alpha/beta hydrolase — protein MTRTPSSGTPGVTREFIGLDSPTARRAGSGGHPCQGLYHRGVGRKPKVAMIAAHYQIDFSEHYLADYMATRGVGFLGWNTRFRGFESSFLLDHALVDIGVGVRWLREVQGVETVVLLGNSGGGSLMAAYQAQAVDPHVAPMEGMRPAVGLDQLPAADGYVATAAHPGRPDVLTAWMDASVTDEIDPLATDPGLDLFDPKNGPPYSEDFITRYRSAQVTRNNAITDWAERELKRVRAAGFSDRPFTVLRTWADPRMVDPTLEPSGRPANMCYVGEPAKANRSAHGIAAASTLRSWLGMWSLRHAQTRAEPHLARIDCPALVINAEQDTGVFPSDAQRIFDALATKDKTQCAIDTDHYFTTPGARSEKADTIARWIAKRWR, from the coding sequence ATGACAAGGACACCGTCCTCGGGCACACCGGGAGTGACCCGCGAATTCATCGGATTGGACTCCCCCACCGCGAGACGGGCGGGTTCGGGCGGCCACCCATGTCAGGGCCTGTATCACCGCGGAGTCGGACGCAAACCGAAGGTGGCGATGATCGCCGCCCACTATCAGATCGACTTCTCCGAGCACTATCTCGCGGACTACATGGCCACCCGCGGCGTCGGGTTCCTCGGCTGGAACACCCGGTTCCGGGGGTTCGAGAGCAGCTTCCTGCTCGACCACGCCCTTGTCGACATCGGCGTCGGGGTGCGATGGCTGCGCGAGGTGCAGGGCGTGGAAACAGTTGTGCTGCTGGGGAATTCCGGCGGTGGTTCGCTGATGGCGGCCTACCAGGCGCAGGCGGTCGATCCCCACGTTGCACCGATGGAGGGTATGCGTCCCGCCGTGGGCCTCGACCAGTTGCCCGCCGCCGACGGATACGTCGCCACCGCGGCGCACCCCGGTCGCCCCGATGTCCTCACCGCGTGGATGGACGCCTCGGTGACCGACGAAATAGACCCGCTCGCAACGGATCCTGGACTGGATCTGTTCGACCCCAAGAACGGGCCACCCTACAGCGAGGACTTCATCACCCGTTACCGGTCGGCACAGGTCACCCGCAACAACGCGATCACCGACTGGGCAGAACGTGAGCTCAAGAGAGTCCGCGCCGCCGGCTTCTCCGACCGCCCTTTCACGGTGCTGCGCACCTGGGCCGATCCGCGAATGGTCGATCCCACGCTCGAGCCCTCCGGGCGGCCGGCGAACATGTGCTACGTCGGCGAGCCTGCCAAGGCCAACAGGTCGGCGCACGGCATCGCAGCCGCCTCGACGCTGCGCAGCTGGCTCGGCATGTGGAGCCTGCGCCATGCGCAGACGCGCGCGGAGCCGCATCTTGCCCGCATCGACTGCCCGGCGCTGGTGATCAATGCCGAACAGGACACCGGAGTCTTCCCATCCGACGCCCAGCGCATATTCGACGCGCTGGCGACCAAGGACAAGACGCAGTGCGCCATCGACACCGATCACTACTTCACCACCCCCGGCGCGCGCAGCGAGAAGGCCGACACCATCGCCAGATGGATCGCGAAGCGCTGGCGCTAA
- a CDS encoding VOC family protein, which produces MIRPDNQNSEFQLGGINHVALVCSDMARTVDFYSGVLGMPLIKSLDLPGGMGQHFFFDAGNGDCVAFFWFAEAPDRVPGISSPSAIPGIGEITSSVSSMNHLAFHVPAEKFDEYRQRLKDKGVRVGPVLNHDESPAQVSATVHPGVYVRSFYFHDPDGITLEFACWVKEFTEADTQTEPRTAADRRPAVPAR; this is translated from the coding sequence ATGATCAGGCCCGATAATCAAAATTCGGAATTTCAGCTCGGCGGCATCAACCACGTCGCGCTGGTCTGCTCGGACATGGCCAGGACGGTCGACTTCTATTCGGGCGTGCTGGGGATGCCGTTGATCAAGTCGCTCGACTTGCCCGGCGGTATGGGCCAGCACTTCTTCTTCGACGCGGGAAACGGCGATTGCGTGGCGTTCTTCTGGTTCGCCGAGGCGCCCGACCGTGTTCCCGGCATCTCCTCACCTTCCGCGATCCCGGGAATCGGCGAGATCACCAGCTCGGTCAGCTCGATGAACCACCTCGCGTTCCACGTCCCCGCCGAGAAGTTCGACGAATACCGGCAGCGGCTGAAGGACAAGGGAGTCAGGGTCGGACCCGTGCTCAACCACGACGAGAGCCCGGCGCAGGTTTCTGCCACCGTGCACCCCGGCGTCTATGTGCGGTCGTTCTACTTCCATGACCCTGACGGCATCACACTCGAATTCGCTTGCTGGGTCAAGGAATTCACCGAGGCCGACACGCAGACCGAGCCCAGGACCGCAGCCGACCGCCGCCCGGCGGTACCGGCGCGCTAG
- a CDS encoding TetR family transcriptional regulator: MAAVAQIRPYRGVEASERIDSRRRRLLDAGLDLLGGSPDRELTVRAVCRHSGLTARYFYESFTDKDEFVAAVFDAAVADIATSTQAAVATSPPSEQNRAGMANLVRTVSADARIGRVLFDTGLSDPVILRKRGALGDIFALMTSHYVDSLLRGDANDRVKATVRFVVGGVGQTLSAWLAGDIALSQEQLIDQLTAILGALDDPALYSD, from the coding sequence ATGGCCGCCGTGGCCCAGATCCGCCCTTATCGCGGAGTCGAGGCGTCGGAGCGCATCGACTCACGCCGACGCCGGCTCCTCGATGCGGGCCTTGACCTGCTCGGCGGCAGCCCGGACAGGGAATTGACCGTGCGGGCCGTCTGCAGGCATTCGGGTCTGACTGCCCGCTACTTCTACGAGAGCTTTACCGACAAGGACGAATTCGTCGCCGCGGTGTTCGACGCAGCCGTCGCCGACATCGCAACGTCCACGCAGGCCGCGGTGGCCACCTCGCCCCCTTCCGAACAGAACCGTGCAGGCATGGCCAACCTGGTACGGACCGTCAGCGCCGACGCGCGTATCGGCCGTGTGCTGTTCGACACCGGGCTCTCGGACCCGGTGATACTGCGAAAGCGTGGGGCACTCGGCGACATCTTCGCGCTCATGACGAGTCACTACGTCGACTCGTTGCTACGCGGGGACGCCAACGACCGTGTCAAGGCAACCGTTCGGTTCGTCGTCGGCGGTGTGGGACAGACCCTCAGCGCGTGGCTGGCAGGCGACATCGCCCTGAGCCAGGAGCAGTTGATCGACCAACTCACCGCGATCCTCGGCGCGCTGGACGACCCCGCCCTCTACAGCGACTAG
- a CDS encoding oxygenase MpaB family protein, translating to MAILQNRRRVSKPRAEAVGGMLGVGLLAGAANVIMQLARPGVGYGVLESRVQSGRIDRHPIKRARTTFTYLAVAVQGTLEQQAAYRRAVNGAHAQVYSTDESPVSYNAFDPDLQMWVGACMYKGVIDVYELFVGEIDDAAAQQLWHEGIALGTMLQVPREKWPADQAAFDRYWHESVEKVHIDDAVRDFLWPIAAGRVRGVKLPASVQRRLDDFNLLITGGFLPQRFREEMRLDWDDDRQRRFDRLIKRLRTVNNALPRVLQEFPFNWMLRDLDWRIRTGRPLV from the coding sequence ATGGCGATCCTTCAGAATCGGCGCCGCGTCTCGAAGCCCCGCGCCGAAGCCGTCGGCGGGATGCTGGGTGTCGGTCTGCTGGCCGGTGCCGCGAACGTGATCATGCAGCTGGCCCGGCCCGGTGTCGGCTACGGCGTGCTGGAGAGCCGGGTGCAAAGCGGGCGCATCGACCGCCACCCGATCAAGCGGGCCAGGACCACCTTCACCTACCTCGCCGTCGCCGTACAGGGCACGCTGGAACAGCAGGCCGCATACCGCCGTGCGGTGAACGGCGCACATGCCCAGGTGTATTCGACCGACGAAAGCCCGGTGTCGTACAACGCGTTCGACCCCGATCTGCAGATGTGGGTGGGCGCCTGCATGTACAAGGGCGTCATCGATGTCTACGAACTGTTCGTCGGCGAGATCGACGACGCCGCTGCGCAGCAGTTGTGGCACGAGGGCATAGCGCTCGGAACGATGCTCCAGGTACCGCGGGAGAAGTGGCCCGCGGACCAGGCGGCGTTCGATCGCTACTGGCACGAGTCGGTGGAGAAGGTGCACATCGACGACGCCGTGCGCGACTTCTTGTGGCCGATCGCCGCAGGCCGGGTGCGGGGGGTGAAACTGCCCGCATCGGTACAGCGCAGACTTGACGACTTCAACCTGTTGATCACTGGAGGTTTCCTGCCGCAGCGGTTCCGCGAGGAGATGCGCCTGGACTGGGACGACGACCGGCAGCGCCGCTTCGATCGCTTGATCAAGCGCCTCCGTACGGTGAACAACGCGCTGCCGCGAGTGCTTCAGGAGTTTCCCTTCAACTGGATGCTGAGGGATCTCGACTGGCGGATTCGCACCGGCCGACCGCTGGTCTAA
- a CDS encoding class I SAM-dependent methyltransferase, with translation MRSDKDTWDITTSVGATALFVAASRALEANKSAPLVVDPYAEMFCRAVGGEWADVLDRKAPENKLVSEFGEHFVNYQAARTKFFDNYFYAAADAGVRQIVIPAAGLDSRAYRLAWPSGTVVYELDQPQVLEFKRETLRRSGESPTAERREIAVDLRDDWQGALLDCGFDPTTPSAWLVEGLLVYLPASAQGELFTGINQLGAPGSHVAVDDGKPFDQDLYEAARDAERTAADGAKFFSLVYNEQHAPAIDWFTDHGWQGAAVELPDYLRHLRRPLPDPDSEAWPMFASISLVSAIKG, from the coding sequence ATGCGTTCGGACAAGGACACTTGGGATATCACCACGAGCGTCGGTGCGACCGCGCTCTTCGTCGCCGCGTCGAGGGCCTTGGAGGCCAACAAGTCGGCTCCCCTTGTGGTCGATCCGTACGCGGAGATGTTCTGCAGGGCTGTCGGCGGTGAATGGGCCGATGTCCTGGACCGAAAGGCGCCGGAGAACAAGCTGGTGTCCGAGTTCGGCGAGCATTTCGTCAACTACCAGGCGGCTCGTACCAAGTTCTTCGACAACTACTTCTACGCGGCCGCCGACGCAGGCGTCCGCCAGATCGTCATCCCTGCCGCCGGGCTGGACTCCCGCGCCTACCGGCTCGCCTGGCCCAGCGGCACGGTCGTCTACGAGTTGGATCAGCCGCAGGTGCTCGAGTTCAAACGCGAAACTCTGCGTCGCAGCGGTGAGTCACCGACGGCCGAACGTAGAGAGATAGCGGTCGACCTTCGCGACGACTGGCAGGGCGCCCTGCTCGACTGCGGCTTCGATCCGACGACACCGTCGGCCTGGCTGGTCGAGGGATTGCTGGTTTATCTGCCCGCATCGGCGCAGGGCGAGCTTTTCACCGGCATCAACCAGCTGGGGGCGCCCGGCAGCCACGTGGCGGTCGACGACGGGAAACCGTTCGACCAGGACCTTTACGAGGCGGCGCGGGACGCGGAACGCACGGCTGCGGACGGGGCCAAATTCTTCTCGCTGGTCTACAACGAGCAACACGCCCCGGCGATCGACTGGTTCACCGATCACGGCTGGCAGGGCGCAGCGGTCGAGTTGCCCGACTACCTCCGGCACCTGAGGCGGCCGCTGCCGGACCCCGATTCCGAGGCATGGCCGATGTTCGCCAGCATTTCGCTGGTCAGCGCCATCAAGGGGTGA
- a CDS encoding S9 family peptidase, translating to MSSSEPPSAEPVEPPPIPVPDVPGADATARGLPRRVDLTLRQRLIVDSSAIADLGLRTALASVVGAAMLPQVALSAFNGSGAREQRNALRYYAELGATKDPEQAFPTPTEAPRISSRPANPVAEWMANGRVHNIRFNSSYRAINPAMRDRCGSYQRNNVVHAQHWRHDDGPRPTLCVIHGFMGSAYMFNGLFFSLPWFYRSGYDIMLYTMPFHGRRAEKYSPYSGYGLFANGFAGFAEAMAQAVYDFRSLMDYLEFTGVDRIALTGMSLGGYTSALIACADDRIQAVIPNVPVVMPEKLVDEWWPANMLVALGDRLSDTNAELQAAAAMFHSPLNYPALVGKDRRLIIAGLGDRLAPPQQAETLWEHWDRCAFHWFPGNHILHVSQPDYLRRMTRFMRDFMFS from the coding sequence GTGTCCTCTTCCGAGCCGCCCAGCGCCGAGCCGGTTGAGCCACCACCGATCCCTGTACCCGACGTTCCCGGCGCCGACGCGACCGCGCGCGGTCTCCCGCGCCGCGTCGATCTCACCCTCCGCCAGCGGCTGATCGTCGACTCCTCGGCGATCGCCGACCTCGGCCTGCGTACCGCACTGGCGTCTGTCGTCGGCGCAGCGATGTTGCCTCAGGTGGCGTTGTCCGCGTTCAACGGCTCGGGAGCCAGGGAGCAGCGCAATGCGCTGCGGTACTACGCCGAACTGGGTGCGACGAAGGATCCCGAGCAAGCGTTCCCCACACCGACCGAGGCGCCGCGGATCTCGTCGCGTCCGGCCAACCCCGTCGCGGAGTGGATGGCCAACGGCCGCGTGCACAACATCCGATTCAACAGCAGCTACCGGGCGATCAACCCCGCGATGCGCGACCGGTGCGGGTCGTATCAGCGCAACAACGTGGTGCATGCCCAACATTGGCGCCACGACGACGGGCCCCGCCCGACGCTGTGTGTGATACACGGCTTCATGGGGTCGGCGTACATGTTCAACGGGCTGTTCTTCTCGCTGCCGTGGTTCTACCGGTCGGGCTACGACATCATGCTCTACACAATGCCGTTCCACGGTCGTCGGGCCGAGAAGTACTCTCCCTACAGCGGTTACGGTTTGTTCGCCAACGGCTTCGCAGGGTTTGCGGAGGCGATGGCACAAGCCGTGTACGACTTCCGCTCGCTGATGGACTATCTGGAGTTCACCGGTGTCGACCGGATCGCGCTGACCGGGATGTCCCTCGGCGGGTACACGTCGGCGTTGATCGCGTGTGCGGACGACCGCATCCAGGCCGTCATCCCCAATGTTCCCGTCGTCATGCCGGAGAAGCTGGTCGACGAATGGTGGCCGGCGAACATGTTGGTCGCGCTCGGCGACAGGCTCAGCGATACGAACGCCGAATTACAGGCCGCCGCAGCGATGTTCCACTCGCCGCTGAACTATCCGGCACTCGTAGGAAAGGACCGCCGGCTGATCATCGCCGGTCTCGGCGATCGCCTCGCGCCGCCGCAGCAAGCCGAGACGCTGTGGGAGCACTGGGATCGCTGCGCGTTCCACTGGTTCCCGGGCAACCACATCCTGCACGTCAGCCAGCCGGATTACCTGCGCAGGATGACGCGCTTCATGCGCGACTTCATGTTCAGCTAG
- a CDS encoding trans-aconitate 2-methyltransferase: MWNPDVYLTFADHRSRPFFDLTSRIAAENPRRVVDLGCGPGNLTATLAERWPEAVLEALDSSPEMVESARERGVDAQIGDVASWQPEPDTDVLVSNATLHWVPEHRELLVRWAGQLTAGSWIAVQMPGSFNTPSHEAIRTVARREPFANTLRHMPFPERDRVSTATEYAGLLSDVGCRVDAWETTYIQDLAGENAVLEWMSGTALRPVIDRLSPEDWQQFRRQLIPILDETYPRRPDGRTFYPFRRIFVVAQVG; this comes from the coding sequence ATGTGGAACCCGGACGTCTACCTCACCTTCGCCGACCATCGCAGCCGACCGTTCTTCGACCTGACGTCGCGGATCGCTGCCGAGAACCCGCGTCGCGTAGTGGATCTGGGGTGCGGGCCGGGAAATCTCACCGCCACCCTCGCCGAACGCTGGCCCGAAGCGGTGCTCGAGGCGTTGGACAGCTCGCCGGAGATGGTCGAGTCGGCCAGAGAGCGCGGGGTGGACGCGCAGATCGGCGACGTCGCGTCGTGGCAACCCGAACCCGACACCGATGTCCTGGTGAGTAACGCGACCCTTCATTGGGTGCCCGAGCACCGGGAGCTCTTGGTGCGCTGGGCGGGGCAGCTGACTGCGGGTTCCTGGATCGCGGTGCAGATGCCCGGCAGCTTCAACACGCCGTCACACGAAGCGATACGCACAGTTGCGCGCCGCGAGCCGTTCGCGAACACACTGCGCCACATGCCGTTTCCCGAACGCGACCGGGTCAGCACCGCCACCGAGTACGCCGGACTGCTCAGCGACGTCGGCTGCCGAGTGGATGCGTGGGAGACCACCTACATTCAGGACTTGGCAGGCGAGAACGCGGTGCTGGAGTGGATGTCGGGCACCGCGCTACGCCCGGTGATCGATCGGCTGTCGCCGGAGGACTGGCAGCAGTTCCGCCGGCAGCTCATTCCCATCCTCGACGAGACCTACCCGCGCAGGCCCGACGGCAGGACGTTCTACCCGTTCCGCCGGATCTTCGTGGTGGCGCAGGTCGGCTAG
- a CDS encoding trehalose 2-sulfotransferase, which yields MAASAYLVLASQRSGSTLLVESLRATGVAGEPGEFFQYLPSTSQSPQPRQWFEDVEDESILRLLDPLDEGRPELAPPEIWRDYIRTVGRTPNGIWGGKLMWNQTPLLLQRADRLPDRSGDGLLSAIRDVIGSDPVLIHVYRPDVVSQAVSFWRAVQTRVWRGRPDPRRDSAAEYHAGAIAHVVTMLRNQEKGWRAWFEEEGVSPMEVSYPVLWRNLTSIVGDVLEALGQDPGLAPTPVLERQADQRSDDWVDRYRADAEKEGLPT from the coding sequence ATGGCCGCGTCTGCATATCTGGTTCTCGCGTCGCAACGAAGCGGCAGCACACTTCTCGTCGAATCTCTCAGAGCCACAGGCGTTGCCGGTGAACCAGGGGAGTTCTTCCAATATCTGCCGAGCACCAGCCAGTCGCCGCAGCCGAGGCAATGGTTCGAGGACGTCGAAGACGAGTCGATCCTGCGCCTACTGGACCCACTGGACGAGGGCAGGCCGGAGCTCGCGCCACCAGAGATCTGGCGTGACTACATCCGCACGGTAGGCCGGACGCCCAATGGCATCTGGGGCGGCAAGCTGATGTGGAATCAGACGCCATTGTTGCTCCAGCGCGCCGACAGGCTGCCGGATCGCTCTGGCGACGGGTTGCTTTCAGCAATCCGCGACGTCATCGGCAGCGACCCCGTGCTCATCCACGTCTACCGGCCTGACGTTGTGTCCCAAGCTGTTTCGTTCTGGCGGGCCGTGCAGACGCGTGTCTGGCGCGGCAGGCCCGACCCTCGGCGCGACTCCGCCGCCGAATACCACGCCGGTGCGATCGCCCATGTCGTCACCATGCTCCGCAACCAGGAGAAGGGCTGGCGGGCCTGGTTCGAGGAAGAGGGCGTCTCCCCCATGGAGGTCTCCTATCCGGTGCTCTGGCGCAACCTCACGTCGATCGTCGGCGATGTCCTGGAAGCGCTCGGCCAGGACCCTGGCTTGGCACCTACGCCCGTACTCGAACGACAGGCGGATCAACGGTCCGACGATTGGGTAGACCGGTACCGCGCCGACGCCGAGAAGGAAGGGCTGCCGACATGA
- a CDS encoding sulfatase gives MSERPQDNVLIVHWHDLGRYLGAYGHSDVSSPRLDQLAAEGILFTRAHATAPLCSPSRGSLFTGRYPHSNGLVGLAHHGWEYRADVRTLPQILSEAGWHTALFGMQHETSYPPRLGFDEYDVSNSFCEYVVEHATQWLDGGPQGPFLLTAGFFETHRPYPPERYQPADRTSVELPDYLPETDAVRQDLAEFYGAITVADDAVGQLLDTLAATGLDRSTWVVFMTDHGPALPRAKSTLYDAGTGIALIVRPPRDSGLAPRVYDDLFSGVDLLPTLLDLLRVDVPAEVDGVSHANQIRTAAGESVRSKVYTIKTYHDSFDPIRAIRTKEYSYIENYATRPLLDLPWDIADSAPGMAVAPLVSERRPERELYDLLDDPGESHNLLGPDATDKAEAIANDLSLQLNDWREKTNDVIPSEFAGTRISERYTHTYLRIHGHAVTSRSAIAAERGIEDEHS, from the coding sequence ATGTCGGAACGACCGCAAGACAACGTGCTGATCGTGCACTGGCACGACCTCGGCCGTTATCTCGGCGCCTACGGCCATTCCGATGTGTCCAGCCCGCGGCTCGACCAGCTCGCCGCCGAGGGCATCCTGTTCACCCGCGCGCACGCCACGGCTCCGCTGTGCTCGCCGTCGCGCGGCTCCTTGTTCACCGGCCGCTACCCGCACAGCAACGGCTTGGTCGGGCTCGCCCACCACGGCTGGGAGTACCGCGCGGACGTCCGCACGCTCCCGCAGATCCTGTCGGAAGCGGGTTGGCACACCGCGCTGTTCGGCATGCAACACGAAACGTCGTATCCGCCCCGGCTGGGCTTCGACGAGTACGACGTGTCGAACTCGTTCTGCGAGTATGTCGTCGAACACGCGACACAGTGGCTCGATGGCGGTCCGCAAGGGCCGTTCCTGTTGACCGCGGGCTTCTTCGAAACCCACCGCCCCTACCCGCCCGAGCGCTACCAGCCCGCCGACCGGACCAGCGTCGAGCTGCCCGACTATCTACCCGAGACCGACGCCGTGCGCCAGGACCTCGCCGAGTTCTACGGCGCGATCACCGTCGCCGACGACGCGGTGGGCCAACTGCTCGACACATTGGCGGCCACCGGACTCGACCGCAGCACCTGGGTCGTGTTCATGACCGACCACGGCCCGGCGCTCCCCCGCGCGAAGTCGACACTGTACGACGCGGGCACCGGCATCGCATTGATCGTCCGCCCGCCGCGCGACAGCGGCCTTGCCCCTCGGGTTTACGACGACCTGTTCAGCGGTGTCGACCTACTGCCCACCCTGCTGGACCTGCTCAGAGTCGACGTGCCGGCAGAGGTCGACGGTGTGTCGCACGCCAACCAAATCCGGACCGCCGCAGGTGAATCCGTACGGTCCAAGGTCTACACGATCAAGACCTACCACGACTCCTTCGACCCGATACGGGCCATCCGGACCAAGGAGTACAGCTACATCGAGAACTACGCGACGCGACCGCTGCTCGACCTGCCGTGGGACATCGCCGACAGCGCGCCGGGAATGGCCGTCGCACCTCTGGTGAGCGAGAGACGCCCGGAGCGCGAACTCTATGACCTGCTCGACGATCCCGGTGAGTCGCACAACCTGCTCGGCCCGGACGCGACAGACAAGGCGGAGGCGATCGCCAACGACCTCTCGCTGCAGCTCAACGACTGGCGAGAGAAGACCAACGACGTCATCCCGTCGGAGTTCGCGGGCACGCGTATCTCCGAGCGATACACCCATACGTACCTGCGAATTCACGGCCATGCGGTGACCAGCCGATCCGCCATCGCCGCCGAGCGCGGAATCGAAGACGAACACAGTTAG